In the genome of Dermacentor silvarum isolate Dsil-2018 chromosome 1, BIME_Dsil_1.4, whole genome shotgun sequence, one region contains:
- the LOC119437564 gene encoding protein obstructor-E — protein MPMLLLLCALLAACAPYVAGQKSDDFQCPDQFGFYPHHKSCDKYYACSNGTASLKTCGNGLVFDDVDPLRENCAYPFSVNCGERTDLEPPISTPNCPRLYGIFPDSHNCRVFFSCWNGESSRYECPPGLAYDNDQRVCVWADLVDRCDQREVAEGFVCPDPAEVDQPGVFTRHAHPTDCRKFYVCIEGQARPYGCSLGTVFNVDSLQCDDPENVQGCENYYGDLDVKTLKKAQTHKKGSRQSSSSDEASSS, from the exons TGGCCGGCCAGAAATCTGATGACTTCCAGTGCCCGGACCAGTTCGGCTTCTACCCGCACCACAAGAGCTGCGACAAGTATTACGCCTGCAGTAACGGCACCGCGTCCCTCAAGACGTGCGGCAACGGGCTCGTGTTCGACGACGTCGACCCACTGAGGGAGAACTGCGCCTACCCATTCTCCGTCAACTGCGGCGAGCGGACGGACCTCG AGCCACCGATCAGCACGCCCAACTGCCCACGCCTGTACGGCATCTTCCCGGACAGCCACAACTGCCGCGTGTTCTTCTCCTGCTGGAACGGCGAGAGCTCGCGCTACGAGTGCCCGCCGGGGCTGGCCTACGACAACGACCAGCGCGTGTGCGTGTGGGCCGACTTGGTGGACCGCTGCGACCAGCGCGAGGTTGCCGAAGGCTTCGTCTGCCCCGACCCAGCCGAAGTGGACCAGCCGGGCGTGTTCACTCGCCACGCGCACCCGACCGACTGCCGCAAGTTCTACGTGTGCATCGAGGGACAGGCGAGACCGTACGGGTGCAGCCTTGGCACCGTCTTCAACGTCGACTCGCTCCAGTGCGACGACCCCGAGAATGTCCAGGGATG TGAAAACTACTACGGCGACCTGGACGTGAAGACCCTGAAGAAGgcccagacgcacaagaagggcAGCCGCCAATCGTCGTCGTCCGACGAGGCCTCGTCTTCGTAG